The sequence below is a genomic window from Mugil cephalus isolate CIBA_MC_2020 chromosome 14, CIBA_Mcephalus_1.1, whole genome shotgun sequence.
TGGCTGGAAACACTCTAAACATCTAAAAATCTCAATCCAAAGTAAACAGACATCCTTCTGTGTCACTCGTTTGCCGTCGGCCATGATGGGTGCTGTGCCATTGATCCAGGTGAATTTGGCAACGGAGCCCTTGGCGGTGCAGGTCAGGATCACGGTGGTGTTGGGTTCAATGGCTTCCAGTGGGTCGGACTTGATGATGACGTCAGACACCGGCTCTGCACAGAGAACCATGGAGTCAGCATGAGAGACAGAGAATAGTTCAAACTCTATAACAGAATCAGCTACAATCACCAGATGACATAGCAGCCAAGGGCCCCAGAGAAAACCCCAGGAGGTCAGTGTCCTTCTGAAGGGACAAGATGAAGACTGCTCCTGGTTTCTACATCCAGCTGCTGAGTTTATCTCCTGACTAACATATATATTAGGGCGGTCAGAATTAACTTGTTAACGctaattaatcatcatcataattaatgtgattaatgaagaatctgcagcagaacgactgtgaacgtgtctcagtttgtccaagtagcgttagcgttagcaccagctgatctggtagtgacaggcagcagaaccaacccataaagatggaagacgctaaacagcacgttggtcctctccatgagacatttgaggacaaagacaccaagagggaccagtggagacacataaagtatcatcacactctgcaggaaggagttttctttccagcttcaaacagcacatgaaccaagccaagcatacgttagtcggggattctgctagcacttgggctaacgcggctaacagctggagacaaaccaagacaaaccaagacaaagacaagctgccaatgctgctgctaatatgtgtccactcctgcagccactgttcactgggagagactgttctcaataagaagcgtcagctctcctctggttggacaatgtcaactCCCTACAAACCTTTCCAAACTCGCTAACCCTCTGGAAGATGAGTCTCCAGGAaactcctcttctcttcttttaaatgttgcagcattcagtgtttgttgttgtttgtctgcagcctttgacctgtgGACTCTATGGATTGTGTTTAGATGAtctcccaccaccacctcaccacACATCCACATCACACTAGTTACTGGCTAACGCCTCTGTCACTGCACGGCTACAACCAGGCTTCTGGTTCTGGTGTTTTAGTCACCTAGATttaaacagtagaagaagaagtaagcTCCTCCCTTGACAGCTGCTGATATCTCATGGGAGGACCTGGTTGGTCTGGGAATGACTGGCCTAAAACATTTATCAGCTCAAAGACACTGAACACAGCTGTGACAGAGTCACAACAACAAGTCCAGATTTCAAACATGGCTCCAACCAGAATTCTaccaaaagcagcagcagaatgaaCCGAATGATCCAAACTTTACTAGTGACTTTAATTTGCTTCTGGCCAAAAGTCTGAACGGAACAATTCTCAACACTCGTgactgcagagaaaaacatttcaagtttgaatttttgtgtcatttcctAATAAATGGATCAACTGTGGTGAATTTATGAgaagcttttcttcttcttcttcttcttcaccagcagcagcagcagcagcagcagcagggtggTGGCCGTAGTGTTGGTGGTGATGTAAAGTCAGGATTCTGTCAAACCAAGAAGGATCCTGGTTTCACATTTGACTGAGTAGAagagggtgtgtgtgggtggatatTTCCTAGAGCTTTGTTGATCAGATCCTCCTTCCAATGAGAGGCCAGTGCCTAACCGTCATTTCAGTCACAATCTAAAATCCAGGAAAGCAGTGAGCGCTCGACCTGCTGGACCCGTTCTGGATAATCCTGGAGCTGCAGGAAGGAGTGGCGACCAGTTCTGACTCCACCCACCTCACACAATAGTTTCATGTGTAAAGCCTGCAGGGACGTTAATGATCTACTGCAGAGAAACATCCTGGCTGTtcaatgactgtttttttttctactgctACTGAGCATGAGATCAGCTCGgatcagctcagctcagctcagctcagctcagctcagatcagataagataagatcagataagataagaattTTGTGACACAAATATATTGACATGTTGCATCAACTAGCGCAAACTGAGGGtgaataataatatgaataatgacCTGAGTGTTGTGGTGATGAGCTCATGAGTTCTAAATACAGATCCACACTGACGTCATGTGGAGAACCAACAGCCACAGAGTCAGAGCCTCACCTTGAACACACAGATTATTCTGGCTGCTGTTGCCACATTTCTCTGGCATTTCTCATTACTcagtggccacttcattaggtacgccAGTGAAGTGGTTCTAATCTAAATAATGTTGATGTAGAAGCAGAGTCAAGAAGGAGAGGATGGGGTTAGTGAAGAGCTCaaatgattaaattattaaacatgaataaaagcCTTATAACCTAAAAGCATAAGCATGGCGCCTCtcactgctgtacctaataaactggacaGTGGGTGTATGTCCACTCTGccctccacagacacacagaaaatgtcattttagtcatatttccttttatttcctgttattgtctagtgtacctaataaagtggccagggaGGCTTTCGCAGGAACTGAACTAAATGTGATTCATCACCAGTCACTGTCtgtcactcagtggctgtaaccatggagactccaGCTTCTGTGACATCACCTACAAACCGTCTGTTCAGCACAAGTGCAACAGCCCAGCGTGTACTTTAATGTGTACTTTAATGTGTACTCATATTTCTGCCTTTACATTACACAAGCGTCCCAACGTCTCTAAAAAGTGTCTTCTACtctactctgttctactctaTTGTGTCTGATTAGATCCTGATTTATTGATCTGCTCCTTGGACCCAAACACctgctgtctctgtgtctctgggCCCCACCAGGACAAAATGTCTCCACGGCCTTGGTATTCCATGTCAAACTTGTCCCAACAACAGAAACCAGAccacagagagagggggggctCAGCCACGCCCTGAGGATCCGGTCTCTGATGATCCCAAcaacttgtttttctccttcaacatttaaataatttattttcctcttgaatatgaaaatgaagtCGGCGTCAGAGTAAAGGGGggttaaatagttaaataattaaaactctTAAACTAACTCTGAATGTCTGAATGGGGCCAGGGACCACACCGATCCAGTGACTCACCCAGGACGCGGAGCTTCGTCTCCCCGGTCCAGGTCGCGTCTCCCACCGCAGAGATGCTGTAGTCCCCCCCGTCCTCCACCTTCAGGGGCCCCAGGGTCAGGGCTCCGGTGGCCTTGTCCACGGAGACTCTGCCGGCGAATCTTTCGCTCACCTTCGGGCCCGAGGCCCGAAGCGTGACCACGTTAATCGAGTCCTTCCCGTCGCTGAAGTTCCACAGGATCACGTCGTAGACCGCCTCCTTCAGCAGAGTCTTCAGGGTCACGTTGGACCCCACGACCGCCTCCACGGGGCCGTCCGGCAGGGCGTCCTGAGCCGAGCAGCATCCTGCTGAGacgaggcagagaaagagataaataaagatgcatGTCCCCCGGTGCCCGGTCCCCGGTCCCCCGGGGCAGGATTAGGTCCGTTTATCCTCACCCGACAAACACAGCACCAACACAATCCACTTCACGGAGACCAGATCCATCAGGACGCTTCGAGACCTCCTTCACAGACGCGAGCAGGGAAGAGGAAAGACGCAGAGCACGAGACACCTGCGGCTTTTACAGGAGGACACACCCTGCAAAGGTGCACACCCCCCGGAGCCCGGGGCCCCTCCAGCCCCGGGACcgccccctccacacacacacagtcacacacagtcacacagtcacacgcacacacacacacacacacacacacagtcacacacacacacacacagtcacacacatacacacacacacagtcacagtcacacacacgcgcagtcacacacacacacacacacacagtcacacacatccacacacacacacacacacacacacacacacacacacacagtcacacacacacacgcgcgcgcacgcagAAACATATAGAAACGTTTAGTAggatctttatatttattttagtggtATTTTCTCCTTCTGGCCTCATTCGTCTGTTTATTcccattaatacatgtttacatattatatagTGTAGTTATGTACGTATGCTCACCTTGCacacatgacacatttctatatgtgtattattattattattattattattattatcattattattattgttgttgttgttgttgttacatactgatgctgctgccattattagtactatatactgttattatactggtattattatatatattcttcttcttcttatatattatattatgtatcTGTATCTATCATCATCTGACTTTCATGGAATATTTCTGGTCCTCTGCGCCTCCTGGTGGAGACGCGTCTCCTCATCATctcattgtgtgtctgtttatgtaGTCGTTGTGTAGttgttctgtgttgttgtgtggaaGTAATACTAAAGATCGAGTCCCTGCTTCTTCGTGTTTCTTGGCGGTGTcaataaaacagtgaaatacAGTACTACTCCCTAATCAGTCAGAGTCTAATTATACTAATgaattattagtagtagtagtagtatcacCATTGGCGTGTAATTAGTCATCCCGACCAACAGGGGCGCTGAATCCCAACGGGCAGCGTAGCCCTACTGAGCATGCGCATAACCACCTACCCGGAAGTGTAACTAGTAAACAAGGTACCAGCTGAGAGGAGCTTTCCCCGTTATTCCTCCGTTATTCCTCCGTTATTGCTCCGTTGCCATCATGTCAAAGATCGAGATGCTGCGGCTGCTGATCGTCCAGCGCCTCACCGAGGCGGCCGAGGAGATCTTCGGGGTGTTCGGGAGGACCATCGCGGAGTACGAGGAGGAGATCTCCCGGTCCAAGCTGGAGCTGGACCGCCAGCGCCGGATGCTGGACCTGAGCATGAAGCCCCGGATCTCCCTGCAGGACCCGGGCTCAGGTCAGAGACTATACATTTTCAATTTAAACCTTGATTTATTTACCTTGAAATGGAAGcagctgatcagccacaacatcgTAACCACGTGTCTCTATGTGCACGTTAGGCTCCTGgtccagaggtcagaggtcaggggagaGACgtgaggggtcagaggtcagcacGAAGCCCCGGATGTCCCTGCAGGACCACGGCTCAGGTCTGGAAGGATTATACACTCAGATTTTATACTTGTGCTGATGTTTATTAGAGTAGTAGCATGGTAGTCACATGGTGTGTCCCAGCACATCAGAAATATTAGATTGAAGTCCAGGATCTGCTGGTACAGACCAGAACCTGCAGTTTGGACCTCTCTCCATCATTCGTATCATATCACGCTAGGGGCCAGGCGGTGGGCACTGTGGTCCAGGACGTCCCACAGGAGGTTCTGAGGAATTAGTTAATAGTTGTTTCATCTGGATTCtagaataaatattataaatactgGTTCTGATTGAATCCGTCACATCCTGATCTGTTCTCTTCATGGTCGACAGTCTCTGAGCAGCAGGAGTGGAGCTCCAGCCTGGACCTGAGTGAAGAGCCACCCCCTCACAtcaagaaggaggaagaggaggagaaggaggaggaggaggaggaggaggagcaggaggaggaggaagaggagcagtgGTTGGATCAGGAGGAGGCGTCTCACAGGTCGGATCAGAACACCACCAGCGTCATGTTGTTCCAGAGCAGCAGAGCCCCAACGCAGCAGGAAGACGAACCCAtgacctcctccctccacaAGTTCCAGGACCCTGAAGACCCGGAGCTGGGCCCCCAGCCGGGAACCTCGGGTCAGCCCCCCCGCCCCGACCTCATGGAGGACAAAGCCGATGCTCCGGATCCGGTTTTATGTAACGGTCTGCACGACTGCGTGGAGCTGGAGGTGCCGCCGCCCGAGGTGGTGGACTCGTACATCTGCACCATCTGCGGCCGGGCGTTCGCTCAGCGCGGCCACTGGGCCAAACACGTCCAGGTCCACCGCAAAGCCGAGGCCAAGGTCGACAAGTCGTACACGTGTGACATTTGCGGGAAGAGGCTGACGCGGTTCGACGGCTACCAGAAACACCTGAGGATTCACACGGGAGAGAAACCGTACTGCTGCAACGAGTGCGGCCGCAGGTTCAGTGACAACTCCAACTACAAGCGCCACATTCGGACACACTGGACTCAGAAAGCTCCACAGAGCTGAGGCTGTTTCACCACAGCTCTGCTCCCGGTGTCAAACTGTTTCACTGTTACTTTCCTAAAAGCTAAATCCTTTATCCGTGCCATTATGGGACTCCTCCCCCAACACTCTTAACTACTGATCTCCTGAAATACCTCCAGAGCCTGACATCTGTTAGGACTCCTGAACACCTGGGAAGGATTCTGCAAACCCTTCACTGATGGCTTCAAGTCTTTGATTTGTCTCTAATGAtctaaagacacatttatattACACGAGAACTTCCTCAGTGACTCTCATGAATCTCCGCTGGTCTCTGGGTTTCCTTTTACCTCAGTGGATCCTCCAGAAGTCCACCAGACCCTTCAAAGACTCGAGGAAGACAGTGTCAAAGATTTCTGGAGTCAAGGGTCAGAACGAGGAGGACGAGAcgtatatttttatatcttctATATTTTAACAGACATTTCTACTCTGGTGCAAACTGATGCAGATGCATCGGACGTGGCTTCGCTGTCATTGGATGAAAACCTTTTTACTTGTCATCCAATGACGGCGAGGGGCTGGAAGAACAAACCCTCAGTCAGTGGTGGTACAACAACCTGGACACACAAGTCTGGAGTTTTTATCTAACGAGAACTGAACGATAtttactgaaataataaaaccagGTGATTTAAAAAGCTCAATCTTATGTTTATTCTTTTATggtcttttttatcttttaactgaCTTGTGTCAGAACACATCTCatgcaaaaaatacaaagttCTAGTGTGAACAATCTTGACTGAATCTGTTAGTGTTACTCTGTCCCCCTAGATTACTCGTTCTTCTCAGTAGCTTCATCTGTAGAGCTGAGATTTTACCGTACTGAGGAAGACGACATTACATAGGGTCTCAGATAACGCTGATCTGGAACGAATGTACCGGTGCTGAGAATCAGCAGCTAATCGAATAAAATTCAAACGTCATCAATGGAAAGTCTGTAAAACAAAGTcctgtagatggcagcagagcGCTTCAGGCTTCATGTTCATTCAAACTTAGCAGAATAACTgagtgtaataaataaatatctccTCAAACAGTACTCCAGGAACACCTCCCACACACACTCCTAGAATCCAACTCAACCCCACTGGTGATCCCCCAGGACCCCGATCCCTGTCTTAGCGCTCCAGTGGACTCAGGTTACATCCTAATCAGTTCTCTGAGCACCTGAAGAAGTGGTCTTCATATAGCACCCCAAGAACCCACACCCCATTCAGACATCCAGAGGACTTCTGGACCTTCCTTCTAACGAGGCATTTACAGCTGGGAGTTCTGGTTCCTGTTGAGACACATGATTattcaaacacattcaaagcACGTGAGAACTTCCTCAGTGACTCTCATGAAGCTCTGCTGGTCTCTGGGTTTCCTTTAACCTCAGTGGATCCTCCGGAAGTCCACCAGAACCCCTTCAAACCCCCAGAACCCCTCCAACCCCCCAGAACCCCTTCAACCACCCAGAACCCCTTCAACCACCCAGAACCGAACCCCTTCAACCACCCAGAGCCCCTCCAACCCCCAGAACCCCTTCAACGCCCCAGAACCACTCCAACCACCCAGAACCCCTTCAACCACCCAGAACCGAACCCCTTCAACCCCAACCTCAACCCAGACCCCTTCAACCCAACCCTCCAACACCGCCCTCCAACCCCCAGAGCCCCTCCAACCACCCAGAGCCCCTCCAACCCCCCCCAGAACCCCTTCAACGCCCAGAAGCCCTCACCCAACCCCCCCAGAACCGAACCCTTCACCAACCCTCCAACCCCCGAACCCCTTCAACCCGAGCCTCCACCACAGACCCCTCCAACCCCCCAGAACCCCTTCAACCACCCAGAGCCCCTCCAACCCCCCAGAACCCCTTCAACCACCCAGAACCCCTTCAACGCCCCAGAACCACTCCAACCACCCAGAACCCCTTCAACCACCCAGAACCCCTCCAACCCCCCAGAACCCTTCCAAACCCCCCA
It includes:
- the LOC125019763 gene encoding zinc finger protein 771-like, whose amino-acid sequence is MSKIEMLRLLIVQRLTEAAEEIFGVFGRTIAEYEEEISRSKLELDRQRRMLDLSMKPRISLQDPGSGSWSRGQRSGERREGSEVSTKPRMSLQDHGSVSEQQEWSSSLDLSEEPPPHIKKEEEEEKEEEEEEEEQEEEEEEQWLDQEEASHRSDQNTTSVMLFQSSRAPTQQEDEPMTSSLHKFQDPEDPELGPQPGTSGQPPRPDLMEDKADAPDPVLCNGLHDCVELEVPPPEVVDSYICTICGRAFAQRGHWAKHVQVHRKAEAKVDKSYTCDICGKRLTRFDGYQKHLRIHTGEKPYCCNECGRRFSDNSNYKRHIRTHWTQKAPQS
- the LOC125020353 gene encoding extensin-like; the protein is MNLRWSLGFLLPQWILQKSTRPFKDSRKTVSKISGVKVDPPEVHQNPFKPPEPLQPPRTPSTTQNPFNHPEPNPFNHPEPLQPPEPLQRPRTTPTTQNPFNHPEPNPFNPNLNPDPFNPTLQHRPPTPRAPPTTQSPSNPPQNPFNAQKPSPNPPRTEPFTNPPTPEPLQPEPPPQTPPTPQNPFNHPEPLQPPRTPSTTQNPFNAPEPLQPPRTPSTTQNPSNPPEPFQTPQNPFNHPEPNPFNHPEPLQPPRTPSTPPPPPPHPRLSVIFHISLYLHHRC